A stretch of DNA from Plasmodium berghei ANKA genome assembly, chromosome: 11:
aaattattttatggccgttttatttattaatgcttttttttttaataattcaatGCTGTAATGCGAAAGGATTGACACTCTGCGATTCATTgatttcataaaataaaatatatgcatgatATGTGTGTGCATACTTTTTTATACTTGTATTTatgaaattaatatttttgcatAGTATTCGTAgggatataaatatgtacccttttgttttataaaaatgtatatattttatgccACCCATTCGCCTTtggttatttatttatttatttatttttattttttttacaaagtTAAATGAGCTAGCTGAAGTTTCAATTTTACATTATCcttcatataattatcaattttattttcaataaatgATGCAAACATTGtgtatgttttattttattctacataaaactaataaataatattgaataattttaaaacaataacaatagttttatatttttaggaCTATATGGGAACACACGTATACAACTATGATGTGTTTGAAGTAACACTATAGCATTTGCGTAAATATATTCTGAACaatgcataaaaaaaaaatttttttttttatcaaatatgcatattgcGTTTTAGAATAtgttaaatatttcttatttgatttcatataaaaaaatgtatttacgctaaataaaatttaaggaaataataaacatgGGTACTATAAGTCcttatatgcatatacataaaatagGTTCCttaaaagttaaaaaaaaacaaaaatgtttagaataaaattataccGCGATTTCATCGAcgaatacatatatataatattgcaCTTCATtgtttcataattttttctctatatttttttaaataataaaatgaaatgaaTTAAAGTGGAATTATTCAAAGCGTGAAAGTCAACAGTTTTTATAGAAATTGGCAACAAattaaatgtataaaaatgtgaaaaaaaaacgaagcAAATTAAACATTTAATCGGATGCTAATTCCTTTTATGTCACGCATTATCAagtaaatgaatataatgaacggctatgaataaatatttcccAATTtaattggaaaaaaataaatttttcaaGTAAAATGAAGTTGCTGTTTCGTTAAtcaatttattaatttatttatttttatacaatatttatttgttttttggTAGACCATATATCCTTAGCAAGGgtgtataataaatttgataataCAGGAGTtatcttaaaaaaattatttaaaaattttaattaaaaatatgaattttgatttttgtaatttctaccatttaaaacaatttaaCAATGAAGCCTGAGTTGCTTATTGGGCTTCCAATATCAGAAAAAATTGATCAacttattttaaaaaaaattgaaaattataaaaaggaaaatttagaaaatggTATAGAGCTTGAggtaaagaaaaatttgtatgttatatattcaaaaaatgtgGTAGCATattcttatttatatatattattaaaaaaaagtatatacttaaaattggatataaattttatactAGTAAAAATAGATAAGAAATACTCtcaagaaaaattaattaatttaataaaaaaaattaataaaaaaaaaggagaTAATACATCAATTCTAATTTTATCACCTTTAAGTTTTCATATAAACAAGTTTTATGTGTCAAAATTTATTAgcgaaaaaaaagatattgATGCTTCGAATAATAATGCAATATTTAAAGTATTAAACATTAAGAAATCattattacaattttttggATTAGacacaaattttataaataacgataaaaaaaatataaattttgttaatatatatacttatattcCTCATTGTAAAAAGAGAGACAACATTTATGATACATATACAAATGAAActttaaataaagaaaacaTATTTGATGTTAGGAGTTTTGACAATGAATGTATATATCCACAACGCTTTATATCAATAACACATATTCcgaattttatatatttggtacaattattttttttgatttttcaGTCACTATTATTTATCTATTACATGCtcattataataaataaaaaatatactttgatatattgtatacaaaatatattgacaAATAAttgtgaatatatatataaaaaagataaagtagaagaatataatggaaatattaaaaagacAATCGTTAAATCAAGAAATTATTATAGAGATAATTCCAGTAGTTTGGATATTAACAAAcctttgaaaaatatatccataaatatgaatacaGAAATTTATAACtatttaaatgaatttaCTAAGTTTAATATACCTTGTTGTGTTCAttccattattttatttattaaatattacaatattaagatagaaaataaaaaaatattaattcttaataataatataaatatatttttaacattattttattttttttataaaattgggATTTCTACAACAGTTTATGATGCAGTCAATGGATATACTATTTGTAGATATAACAAAGacgcaaaaaaaaaaagaaaaatttatttttttatgaaaatagacaaaaaaaaaaagaaaaaaaaattatatgtcCATGATGATCatgattttaaaaataaaattcgaaaatttataaataattatatatataatataaataagcatatacagagtaacaaaaaatatgttatcatcaaaaataatttgaaaaaaaatattatcaaaaattccgatattataataattggtattggatattttaatgttttaaagaaaaaacatattaaaaaaaatgccaTAATTTTAGATCTAGGTATCAATTTAATATCTACAAGCcgtataaaaaaaaaaaaaaaaaaaaaattatgtactAACCAAGTTGAAAATAAGATAcaagaaataaatgaaagtACAATTCCGATTGAACCATCTTGTTTATGTGAACGAACATGTTTTAGTATcaaatatagaaataaaagagTATACGAACAAAAGAAAgttcaaaataaaagaaaatgtagAAATGTAAATAGAATGTCTTTTCAAAAGACTGATATTTGTAAAGATAGCTGTAGTTATCAAAATGagtatataaagaaaaaatttaaaaataaatataatcaaatattattaaaaaatgatcaATTAAAACTTGAATTTGCTAATAAACTATcgaaattttttaaaaattatgaaatatttgGAGATGTAGATTTAAATTGCAGAAAAAATTCTTCACATATTTCGGCCGTCCCTGGTGGAATTGGCCCCATTACAACCTCtatgttattttataatttatatttaaaaaaaagtcataaaaatttaataacaaCTAGtgtaaaagaaaataacatttaaaaaatgtccgtaaatgtttataattatttttatttttgcgAATTATTTcctatttgtttattatttatacaatattACCTTTTTAAGGcttgctatttttttttgtttttaataaaataattaaaagaaatattttatatatgatttgcatataatatgtatttcaattttttaatgttgtatatatggttatatatatataaatatactatATTTTGGTAATAGTGAATACTTTCAAAACTGAATTTATGaaataactttttttaaatgtaatttatttccctattttatatcattataaaaataaatatggaggataaaatatatatatttgtatgtGTGTATCTTTTAAATCGGCATTTAAGCAATgctaaatatttttttttgaaaaatttaagaTTATAGACTATTTAATATGATGGAAAAATTCgttaatacaaaaatagaGAAATAACTTTTGGATATATCTTAAAAAGTAACTTAAACTGTTTCATGAATgtataaatgaataaaatgatgaataagttgaaaataaaaatataaatataaattttagtataagacataaataataatatttttttatatttttttttctatatttataaaaataactattatcgtgttaataaatatattgcaCATGTAATGCACAAATGTCAAGGATTAagaattatcattttttttcactaaatatttattttgttttatttttccattttttagTAACACTATCTATACCTCAAAATGAAAgttagatatatataagacattatatttttcaatagggaaaaataaattaattccattttttatgtactTTTGTACTCTCCTTTAAgggttatatatattttttgaattatttttatatgccTTACGcgttattatatatatataagataatatatgcatatatataacaatatatttatggaTATCGCTATAGTTTAGAAAGGttgcttattttttttaatttgatttAGAATTCATATTATTGATGCTAAAcatgttttaaatatacTATAAGAATAAAACCCATTTTCCATTTGATTAgtgtgtatttttattttagaaTGTACATAATTTTGGAACTTTAGCTGctttgaatatatttgcatattttttcatagccaatatataaaggcttattaaaaataaaaaaagggaaaGGAAATGGTTTTAAGTAATAATAGTTTGTcaaagttaaaaaaaaaaaaaaaaaaaaaaaaggaaaatgaattaataaGTAATGATTTGGAGAAAATTGAACAAGTATAGActtattaaaacaaattattttcatatatatacaacaGTTTCTACATATTTTCCAAAATTATAATCCAAATGTTTTCctttactattttattcataaatttaatttgaactttttttatgcatttCTGAATGTTTTATTCCTGTTTAACCTTTTAAATGTATAGAAATGGATGACTAGCGaagaaaatcaaaaaaaaggaaatgaTACATCAACAGAAAGAGAagtatacatacatattatatgtatataaatatatataatatttttaaatgaaaaatatgaaattgtcaaaatttaaataatcttgcaccataataatattgtggtataattattttcctcTTTTCAAAGGaacttttaaaatttatacaaaatcaagatgaatttaaaaatataaaaaaagatcATCCTATAGAAACcaaagtaaaaataatttgaaagtttaacataaaaatatatatgcatttaaataaaaaaaaaaataattgttttaaatatacaatGCATAGAAATAAGTTGCTAAAGTTTTTCCTATGTAAAATTTGAGAATACTTGGGAACTTATTTAATTTagacatattttatatttagaTATTTATTcgattattatttataatatatttattttctctgtatttatatcataggaaataataaaaaaaaaaaatccacgatttataaaaaatgataaagatttattaaaagagctgaaaaaacaaacagAAGAGAAAAAGttaaacacaaaaaaaaaatatatttcccGTTTTAGACAATGGACACATTTGTTTGattttactatttatataatatatttttttccatttaaatatttcaaaaaaaatgtaatatatattaatcaGGATACAACAAAGAAAAATTGATGAAGAATCATCAAAAAGAGAAGAAATTGAAACAGCTTATTTGTcagaaatagaaaaaaaacaaaaagaagaagaagaaaaaagtattttaaaaaacaaagaaaGTGCCTTGATAATAAGAAATCAAATACAGgaaaattttgtataaaaaaacataaaaaaaaaattctttctaaatttttttatatgaagtATATGTTAtcaaaaattatcattaaCAATCGGATTAACAGATAAGAAGGCAAAAAGAAGAgcaaatgaaaattatcGAAGGAAAGCTAATGCAGAAACagtttgaaaaaaataaaatggatgatcttgaaaaaaaaaaagaaaagttAGAAAGCCAAAGGGTTATACAAAATTACATTTTAGAGaacaacaaaaaaaatattgaacGTAAGCTCAAGCAtgaataaagaaataattacgcacatatataatatatattttatgtctatacatattttatgtctatacatattttatgtctatacatattttatgtttaacAGTTGCAAAAGaactaaaaaaagaagaaaagaGAAAAGACGCCGagtaaacaaatataaaaaaattgtgcaaataaaaaggaaaaaataattccatcattcattattaaaatttgttaatttttattttaaaatcaaggtatgtaaaatatttggaagaaatagaaaataggaaaaaagaatatgacgaacaattgaaaaaagaaaaagaagaaagaGAAATGGGAATTCATGCAATTAGaatgaaacaaaaaaaaaatgtagaaCTACAAGCCCATTTTGATGAAATACAAGCAATAaagtaaataatataaatcttaaaaaaaaaaaaaatgagtaaaatgttattattacataaatatattattgggaatatttgtttattcttatttttgGATAACATACTGACATTGGATATGCAAATtcaatatatgtttttaagGTGGTTAAaggaaacaaaaaaaaaagatgagCAAAAAAGAATAATCGAAGAAGAtgataaaaagaaaaaaatgaatgaattaaaagaaGCCAGACTTATTGCAATggttaatatattttgtagacatggaaattatttatgatCATACCGTTATTTCGTTACATAtctattttgttttttgtttacatatatatcagctttatatttatttttttattgaatattttattttactcATTTATGtgttccttttttttttaaggatgaaaaaaaaaagaaacaaatTGAACAATTAGAAATCGGAAAAAAAGAAGCGGAAAAATTAAAGGAACTCAGTGAACTCAATGTACTATATACTATTATTCatgtgtaaaaaaaaaaaataaatgcaaacaagcataataaataagtttcatatatttcttttttgcattttaataggaaaaagaaaaaaaagaagaggaagaaaaaagaaaattaaaaaaaaaatgttattatgACAGTTTAACAGAATTAGTTAATTTGaagaataaaaacaataaaaaattataataaacagtttatataaattgaaaaaaataggaAGTATCATTTACTACTGATACCAAATAAATAGAAACACTATTTTGAAGAATTGTtcttaaattaaaatataatttaaaataatattaatttaaaaatcaaaatatggaaagaataatatagaaaacataatatattatttcctaATTGAGggtattaaaatttattagaaAATGTGCACAATTTCAGTTTGTGGAAGTTAAACTTCTATGGGCAGTTGTCATGCATACACATATTGCatagtatttttattatttaaattttttttttttggcattaaattttaaatttaaatcaaCTTTTGGTGGGGTATCCAATCCAAAGTTTTTGGATGTTAGCATCAAATTCagattatttatatcaaagACATCTTTCAATGCGTAAGTCACATATCCCTAAAAAATTGTCAAAaagaattataaataaattataaagcAATATAAGAAACAAaacattatattaataaataaagtcACGCTAGTAGGAACATTATCTCATAATATGCATTTACAACGAAAACAATATGAGACAATAAAAGTTCaactcatttttttttatataataaaattatgaacaaataGCGAAATAGctaaatatatgcataaaaaaaaatgcagtTTGGCTATTTAgctagtttttttttttttttttggtgATAAACTTAATATTACATTTAAGTACGATTTAAAGGCTTCCCGTGCCATTTTATGAAGGTGGAAATTTTTTGTAACAATTGATTCCATTTGTGACTGTATATTTATGAGTTTCTTTTGGTCATAGGAAAATTGATTAACTggtatattataaaattttaaataatttaaaaatttaagttcatgtttcattaaaaaaataatagctGACCCAGCAGAATCATTTCCTCTGCATGTTCGTCCTACTCtatgtatatattctttCGAATCATCAGGAGGGTCATattgaataatataattaacaTTTGGTATATCTAATCCCCTTGCTGCAACATTTGTACATAATAAGATAGCATTTTTTGCAGCAGAGAATTCATTAAAGCTTTTTAATCGCTgattttgctttttttttccatgtATACAAAAAGT
This window harbors:
- a CDS encoding bifunctional methylenetetrahydrofolate dehydrogenase/cyclohydrolase, putative, whose product is MKPELLIGLPISEKIDQLILKKIENYKKENLENGIELEVKKNLYVIYSKNVVAYSYLYILLKKSIYLKLDINFILVKIDKKYSQEKLINLIKKINKKKGDNTSILILSPLSFHINKFYVSKFISEKKDIDASNNNAIFKVLNIKKSLLQFFGLDTNFINNDKKNINFVNIYTYIPHCKKRDNIYDTYTNETLNKENIFDVRSFDNECIYPQRFISITHIPNFIYLVQLFFLIFQSLLFIYYMLIIINKKYTLIYCIQNILTNNCEYIYKKDKVEEYNGNIKKTIVKSRNYYRDNSSSLDINKPLKNISINMNTEIYNYLNEFTKFNIPCCVHSIILFIKYYNIKIENKKILILNNNINIFLTLFYFFYKIGISTTVYDAVNGYTICRYNKDAKKKRKIYFFMKIDKKKKKKKLYVHDDHDFKNKIRKFINNYIYNINKHIQSNKKYVIIKNNLKKNIIKNSDIIIIGIGYFNVLKKKHIKKNAIILDLGINLISTSRIKKKKKKKLCTNQVENKIQEINESTIPIEPSCLCERTCFSIKYRNKRVYEQKKVQNKRKCRNVNRMSFQKTDICKDSCSYQNEYIKKKFKNKYNQILLKNDQLKLEFANKLSKFFKNYEIFGDVDLNCRKNSSHISAVPGGIGPITTSMLFYNLYLKKSHKNLITTSVKENNI
- a CDS encoding TPH domain-containing protein, putative, whose amino-acid sequence is MVLSNNSLSKLKKKKKKKKENELISNDLEKIEQKWMTSEENQKKGNDTSTEREELLKFIQNQDEFKNIKKDHPIETKEIIKKKNPRFIKNDKDLLKELKKQTEEKKIQQRKIDEESSKREEIETAYLSEIEKKQKEEEEKSILKNKESALIIRNQIQENFIRRQKEEQMKIIEGKLMQKQFEKNKMDDLEKKKEKLESQRVIQNYILENNKKNIELAKELKKEEKRKDAEYVKYLEEIENRKKEYDEQLKKEKEEREMGIHAIRMKQKKNVELQAHFDEIQAIKWLKETKKKDEQKRIIEEDDKKKKMNELKEARLIAMDEKKKKQIEQLEIGKKEAEKLKELSELNEKEKKEEEEKRKLKKKCYYDSLTELVNLKNKNNKKL